Within the Nicotiana tabacum cultivar K326 chromosome 11, ASM71507v2, whole genome shotgun sequence genome, the region CTCCGTCAGCCCTCATAGACTTGGTGCTGAAAGAAACATTCCACGTCAATACTCTCACATAGCGAGCGAGAGCGGGGGGAGGGGAGAATTGGACAGAAATATAATCAATTGCAGcacttctatccaaacacgtaatTACTTACTCATAAATCAGTTTCATCACATAATGTTTATCAGTTAAGCCAATAGGCTAATAATCATATAGTACAATAAAAAAACGACTACGTACTCTTACCTGTAGTTTGTGTGAGCACCAGCACCATTCCAATCGCCCTAAAAATCAAAGGGTAAAACATGTACTTCAACATCAGCTTATGGCAAGCAGTATTCAACTATCTGAGCATAGATCAATCCAACATGTCTAAAAAAAGCCTACATTTAAATTAACTTTAAAAAGATAAATAGCAGAAAGCTCACGGGGATAGGCTTTGGGTCGAATGAAACTACGACTCCAGCAATCTCAGCAATCCTCTGTTTAACACCAATACAATAATCAAGTATAACAATCAAAGTCACATATTGTAGGTAAATTTAACAATTGAAATGGCAAGAAATTACAACAGCTAAATATAATACCTCGAGAATGTAACGAGCAGTCCACACCTCATCTCCTGCTGAAATTCCTACTGCAGGCCCAACTTGGAATTCCCACTGCATAAAATTATAGCATTGCTTTATGTTCAACTATGTATATATACATGCAACTAAAGCTTAGATCGGGTACATATAATAAGATCACACTCATTCTGAATTCACTAAACTTTAGATCATGAAATTCGCCTGTCTGAAAAGGAGTCGGGAGATAAAGAATGGGATGCGGAGCTATTTACCTGTCCAGGCATCACTTCTCCATTGATGCCACTGATGTTAATCCCAGCATAAAGACATGCCTTGTAATGTGCGTCAACTATATCACGTCCAAAAGCCTTGTCCGCTCCAGTTCCACAATAGTAAGGTCCCTAAATGcaataagaaatttttttttgaaaactttcACCCTTTACAGCAAAGGGAAAAGTAGCAGAATTATCTTTAGCTGTACTTCCaagatttaaataaaaaattaactaTAGTACCTGAGGTCCAGGAAAACCTCCAATAGGCCATCCAAGAGGCCAATTAATCTCCTTTTGCAGCAAAGTGTATTCTTGCTCAATACCATACCTAATTGGAAAAAACTTTTCCCAACAATCAGGTATCTTCTAAACGAATACGATACTAAAAATTAAGGACTGGAAAAACTTTTTTTCGATTAAAATCTAAATAGAGTTTTCTGCTACCATGTTTCTTCAGCAACAACATCAGGGTTGCTGAATATTTTAGCAGCATGGTGTCTCTTGTTTGTCGGAATAGGTTCACCAGCTGGAGTATAAGCATCACACATGACCTTAAGAAAACAAAAGAACATTAATTACGCACACATTTTAATAGAATCCAGAAATTAACAGTATCTAGTAGGTACAAAAATAGACCAACTCACCAAAATATTGTTGCCCCTCCTGAATGGATCCTTGAAAATTGCTTGAGGACTATTTGAAAtttcattttaatatatatatggtCAGATGATTCTATTCAGAAAGGAATCGAACAATAACAAAATTTAGCAGGCTGAAGGCGACTTACTATAGGATGACTTCACTGTCTTCTCCAGGAGCTTGACCTGTGCTGGACCCATCATAGTTCCATTTGGGAAGCTTTGAAGGATCTTCAACTGGACCCGAAAGAGACTGTAAATAAATTTTTTGTATAAAGTTAGCAATCTTCAAAGCAATTAAAAACGAAAAAAAGGAAATGTTAATCTGAAAATAGATtaataaaataatgtaataccCTGGCTTTGCTCCTGAGGTCCATGCCTGATCCGCCAATCCTGGTTATAAGAAACAAAAATGGCATACCAAGCACAAAGattaaaatcataaaaacacAATAAGTGAGAATAAAATTATTCAcggtaacaaaaaaaaaacactatCTTAATTGAAGTGTATCTGAAGGATTGCGACCGGAAGGGAGCCttagcgtaactggtaaagttgtcaTGTGACTAGAaagtcacgggttcaagccgtgaaaATAGCTTATTGCAGAATgtagggtaa harbors:
- the LOC107827398 gene encoding glutamine synthetase-like; translated protein: MSLLSDLINLNLTESTDKIIAEYIWIGGSGMDLRSKARSLSGPVEDPSKLPKWNYDGSSTGQAPGEDSEVILYPQAIFKDPFRRGNNILVMCDAYTPAGEPIPTNKRHHAAKIFSNPDVVAEETWYGIEQEYTLLQKEINWPLGWPIGGFPGPQGPYYCGTGADKAFGRDIVDAHYKACLYAGINISGINGEVMPGQWEFQVGPAVGISAGDEVWTARYILERIAEIAGVVVSFDPKPIPGDWNGAGAHTNYSTKSMRADGGYEVIKKAIEKLGLRHKEHIAAYGEGNERRLTGKHETANINTFKWGVANRGASVRVGRDTEKAGKGYFEDRRPASNMDPYVVTSMIAETTIIWKP